From Temnothorax longispinosus isolate EJ_2023e chromosome 3, Tlon_JGU_v1, whole genome shotgun sequence, one genomic window encodes:
- the LOC139810083 gene encoding uncharacterized protein: MGGSSFMLNRGRHRRKLRGAQKKPLRIEGYMERTVQGLTARQFREHFRMIPNTYEILEAKVSGRAIIPVRKQLLSTLWLLATPNSYRSVGERFDMGKSSASDSFIRIVKALNDIAGDVIVWPRADQRIAVQEMFHRIGKLPHVIGAIDETNIPIKAPKVDARFYISKDKEYAITLQAVCDAELRFLDCFAGFAGSVGDRRVFRNSDLWKEVNANRASYFEDQDYIIGDKAYPCLSWLIPLFINLGQLTQAQKTFNTALASMKQVIERSFSLLKGRWRRLKFLDMNSDDMIPFVILASCVLHNVCLDNGLEEYEDFIIEGHDNGDDDDDDDNFVRQPINFQNDSEGIPLKTILIKEQKLYS; the protein is encoded by the exons ATGGGGGGGTCCAGCTTTATG CTTAATAGAGGTAGACATCGGCGTAAATTGCGTGGTGCACAAAAGAAGCCATTGCGCATTGAAGGGTATATGGAAAGAACTGTTCAAGGTCTAACAGCAAGGCAATTTCGCGAGCATTTTCGCATGATTCCGAACACGTATGAGATTTTGGAAGCCAA AGTCTCTGGCAGAGCCATTATTCCTGTTCGCAAGCAGTTGCTGTCTACATTATGGCTTCTTGCTACTCCTAATTCTTACAG GTCTGTGGGTGAACGATTTGACATGGGAAAATCATCTGCAAGTGATTCCTTTATTAGAATTGTTAAAGCTCTCAACGACATTGCTGGGGACGTCATTGTCTGGCCTCGAGCTGACCAGCGTATTGCTGTTCAGGAGATGTTTCACCGCATCGGAAAGTTACCGCATGTAATAGGAGCTATAGATGAAACAAACATTCCAATTAAGGCGCCAAAG GTAGACGCACGCTTTTACATAAGTAAAGATAAGGAATATGCCATAACATTGCAAGCAGTGTGTGATGCGGAACTTCGATTCTTAGACTGCTTTGCTGGATTTGCTGGATCAGTGGGAGATCGGCGTGTTTTTCGTAATTCAGATCTGTGGAAGGAGGTAAATGCAAATAGAGCATCTTATTTTGAGGATCAGGACTACATCATTGGAGATAAGGCTTATCCATGTCTGTCATGGTTGATACcactatttattaatttgggcCAACTCACACAA GCTCAGAAAACATTTAACACAGCACTTGCCAGTATGAAACAAGTTATTGAGAGATCATTTTCATTGCTGAAAGGCAGATGGAGACGACTGAAATTCTTGGACATGAATAGTGATGACATGATTCCCTTTGTCATCTTGGCAAGCTGTGTATTACATAATGTTTGTCTGGATAATGGATTGGAAGAATATGAAGACTTCATCATCGAAGGACACGATAACggcgatgatgatgatgatgatgataatttTGTTAGGCAGCCAATAAATTTCCAGAATGATTCTGAAGGGATA CCATTAAAGACCATTCTTATAAAGGAACAAAAGTtgtattcttaa